Proteins from a genomic interval of Helicobacter pylori Shi112:
- a CDS encoding molybdopterin guanine dinucleotide-containing S/N-oxide reductase encodes MSISRRSILTKIPIALASANVLKAVGVFEKVESIPHATHFGPFIAKVQNGVVKDIIPQKSDYNPTMMLKAMVDRVYSDSRVKYPCVRKSFLENKKNHKELRGREEFVRVSWDVALDLAAKKLKEIPKENIYNASYGGWGHAGSLHRCHHLAWRFFNTTLGGAIGTDGEYGNGAAARINPMIVGDMEVYSQQTTHEEMIKNCKVYVMWGADLFKCNRIDYFVPNHVNDSYYPKYKRAGIKFISIDPIYTETAQAFSAEWIPIRPNTDVALMLGMMHYLYTSDQYDKAFIAKYTDGFDKFLPYLLGESDNAPKTLEWASQITGVSAEKIKELADLFVSKRTFLAGNWAMQRAQYGEQPDWALIVLACMIGQVGLSGGGFGFSMHYGGNAQASSGARIVPMISQGHNSVKSVIPASRISEAILNPDKEIDFMGKKLKLPKIKMIYNCGADLLGHEADTNELIRALRTLDCVIVHEPWWTPTAKFADIVFASTSTMERDDITFGGSYSKNVVYAMRKVIEPVYESKDDYEIFRQLALRIGGNETEQKFTESKSYMEWIKGLYEKSDGPTLKSFDQFWRDGFVEFEIPENARKFVRHAKFRQDPINNKLDTESGKIQIFSQKCADFKRADFKGHPTWFEPAEWLGSKMAEIYPFHLISPHPKYRVNSQLDNTWVRNVYKIQGREPVMINELDANKLGIRHGEIVEVFNARGRLLAGAFVTKNIRQGVLSIQKGAWYDPEDVGVRNPRCNAGHVNTLTSLRPTSSMTQAISANTALVNIRKLRRYELVKPYHSISTPSIIGA; translated from the coding sequence ATGTCCATTTCACGCAGAAGTATCCTAACAAAAATCCCAATCGCGCTCGCTAGCGCTAATGTTTTAAAAGCTGTTGGTGTTTTTGAAAAAGTAGAATCCATTCCGCATGCAACGCATTTTGGCCCCTTTATCGCAAAGGTTCAAAACGGAGTGGTTAAAGATATTATCCCCCAAAAGAGCGATTATAACCCTACCATGATGTTAAAAGCGATGGTTGATAGGGTGTATTCAGATAGTAGGGTGAAGTATCCTTGCGTGCGTAAGAGCTTCTTAGAAAACAAAAAAAACCACAAAGAATTGCGCGGGAGAGAAGAGTTTGTGCGCGTGAGTTGGGATGTGGCGTTGGATTTGGCGGCTAAAAAACTTAAAGAAATCCCTAAAGAAAACATCTATAACGCCAGTTATGGTGGCTGGGGGCATGCGGGTAGTTTGCATCGTTGTCATCATTTGGCATGGCGTTTTTTTAACACGACTTTAGGGGGGGCTATTGGCACTGATGGGGAATATGGCAATGGCGCGGCTGCAAGAATAAACCCTATGATTGTAGGGGATATGGAAGTTTATTCGCAACAAACCACGCATGAAGAGATGATTAAAAATTGCAAGGTGTATGTCATGTGGGGAGCGGATTTGTTCAAGTGCAACCGCATTGATTATTTCGTGCCAAACCATGTCAATGATAGCTACTACCCTAAGTATAAAAGAGCTGGTATCAAATTCATTAGTATCGATCCCATTTATACCGAAACCGCTCAAGCCTTTAGCGCTGAATGGATACCCATTCGCCCTAATACTGATGTAGCGTTAATGCTAGGCATGATGCATTATCTTTACACGAGCGATCAATACGATAAAGCGTTTATCGCTAAATACACTGATGGCTTTGATAAATTCTTACCCTATTTGCTAGGAGAGAGCGATAATGCGCCTAAGACTTTAGAGTGGGCGTCTCAAATCACTGGAGTGAGCGCAGAAAAAATCAAAGAATTAGCGGATTTGTTTGTTTCTAAACGCACTTTTTTAGCGGGTAATTGGGCCATGCAAAGAGCTCAGTATGGCGAGCAACCTGATTGGGCGTTAATTGTTTTAGCCTGCATGATTGGTCAAGTGGGTTTATCTGGTGGGGGCTTTGGCTTTTCTATGCATTATGGAGGAAACGCTCAAGCAAGCTCAGGGGCAAGAATTGTTCCGATGATTTCACAAGGGCATAATTCTGTAAAAAGCGTTATTCCAGCATCTAGAATTTCTGAAGCGATTTTAAATCCGGATAAAGAAATTGATTTTATGGGTAAAAAACTCAAATTGCCTAAAATCAAAATGATTTATAATTGTGGGGCGGATTTATTGGGGCATGAAGCTGATACAAACGAGCTGATTCGCGCTTTAAGGACTTTAGATTGCGTGATCGTGCATGAGCCTTGGTGGACGCCTACGGCAAAATTTGCTGATATTGTCTTTGCTTCCACTAGCACTATGGAAAGAGATGATATTACTTTTGGAGGGAGTTATTCTAAAAATGTGGTTTATGCCATGCGTAAGGTGATAGAGCCTGTTTATGAATCTAAAGACGATTATGAGATTTTCAGACAGCTTGCTTTACGCATTGGGGGCAATGAAACAGAGCAGAAATTCACTGAATCTAAGAGTTACATGGAATGGATTAAGGGCCTTTATGAAAAAAGCGATGGTCCTACTTTGAAATCGTTTGATCAGTTTTGGAGGGATGGCTTTGTGGAGTTTGAAATCCCTGAAAATGCGAGAAAGTTTGTGCGTCATGCGAAATTCAGGCAAGACCCTATTAATAATAAGCTGGACACAGAGAGCGGGAAAATTCAAATTTTTTCTCAAAAATGCGCGGATTTTAAACGGGCCGATTTTAAAGGGCATCCTACTTGGTTTGAGCCAGCTGAGTGGCTAGGCTCTAAAATGGCTGAGATTTACCCGTTCCATTTAATCTCTCCGCACCCAAAATACCGTGTCAATTCACAGCTTGATAACACTTGGGTTAGGAATGTGTATAAAATTCAAGGCAGAGAGCCTGTAATGATCAACGAACTAGACGCTAATAAATTAGGCATTAGGCATGGTGAAATTGTAGAAGTGTTTAACGCTAGGGGGAGGTTGTTAGCGGGGGCGTTTGTAACTAAGAATATCCGTCAAGGGGTTTTGAGTATCCAAAAAGGGGCGTGGTATGACCCAGAAGATGTGGGGGTTAGAAACCCACGATGCAATGCAGGGCATGTGAATACGCTCACTTCTTTACGCCCCACAAGCAGCATGACACAAGCCATTTCAGCCAATACCGCCTTAGTTAATATCAGAAAACTCAGAAGGTATGAATTAGTCAAGCCCTATCATTCCATTTCAACACCAAGCATTATTGGGGCTTAA